One segment of Cyprinus carpio isolate SPL01 chromosome B20, ASM1834038v1, whole genome shotgun sequence DNA contains the following:
- the tfap2d gene encoding transcription factor AP-2-delta isoform X1 produces the protein MSATFPGLVHDAEIRHDGSNSYRLMQLGCLESVANSSVAYSSSSPLTYPATGTDFASPYFPTNHQYTPLHHQSFHYEFQHSHPAVNPDAYSLNSLHHSQQYYQQLHHGEPADFINLHNARALKSSCLDEQRRELGCLDAYRRHDLSIMSHGSQYGMHPEQRLLPGAGLGLPPPGADDLQGSVDAQCGLVLNGQGGVIRRGGTCVVNPTDLFCSVPGRLSLLSSTSKYKVTIAEVKRRLSPPECLNASLLGGILRRAKSKNGGRCLREKLDRLGLNLPAGRRKAANVTLLTSLVEGEALHLARDFGYTCETEFPTKAVGEHLARQHTEPKEQNARKKMVLATKQICKEFQDLLSQDRSPLGSSRPTPILDLDIQRHLTHFSLITHGFGTPAICAALSTFQTILSEMLNYLEKHSANKSTGTPDTNQINSNSDKTLRKTTEPQTKDGKIEKTE, from the exons ATGTCAGCCACATTTCCGGGACTGGTGCACGACGCGGAG ATACGTCACGACGGATCAAACAGCTACCGTTTGATGCAACTCGGATGCTTGGAATCTGTGGCCAACTCGTCTGTCGCTTACTCTTCATCGTCTCCGCTTACATACCCAGCTACCGGAACCGATTTTGCCTCCCCGTATTTTCCCACGAACCACCAGTACACGCCCTTACACCACCAGTCCTTCCACTACGAGTTCCAGCACAGCCACCCGGCCGTGAACCCGGATGCGTACTCGTTAAACTCTCTCCATCACTCGCAGCAGTATTACCAGCAGCTCCATCACGGCGAGCCGGCGGACTTCATCAACCTTCACAACGCCCGCGCGCTCAAGTCCTCGTGCCTGGACGAGCAGCGGCGGGAACTGGGCTGTCTGGACGCGTACCGCAGGCATGACCTGTCAATCATGAGCCACGGCTCTCAGTACGGCATGCACCCCGAGCAAAGACTGCTGCCCGGGGCGGGTCTGGGGCTGCCGCCACCGGGGGCCGATGACCTACAG GGATCTGTAGACGCGCAGTGCGGACTCGTGTTAAATGGACAAGGTGGAGTGATTCGGAGAG GTGGCACGTGTGTAGTGAACCCTACAGACCTGTTCTGCTCTGTACCAGGAAGACTTTCTCTACTCAGCTCTACCTCAAAGTACAAAGTCACCATCGCTGAAGTCAAACGTCGTCTGTCTCCTCCAGAGTGTCTCAATGCCTCACTACTCGGTGGGATTTTAAGAAG GGCCAAGTCGAAGAACGGCGGTCGGTGCCTCAGGGAGAAACTGGACCGGTTGGGACTTAATCTCCCAGCAGGCCGCAGGAAAGCGGCGAACGTCACGCTGTTGACCTCTTTAGTGGAAG GGGAAGCGCTCCATCTGGCTCGGGACTTTGGTTATACCTGTGAGACAGAGTTTCCCACCAAAGCGGTCGGGGAGCATCTCGCCCGCCAGCATACGGAACCAAAGGAACAGAACGCGCGCAAGAAAATGGTGCTGGCCACCAA GCAGATCTGTAAGGAATTTCAGGATTTGTTAAGTCAGGATCGATCTCCGCTCGGTTCCTCTAGACCAACACCTATTCTGGACTTGGACATTCAGAGACATCTAACACACTTCAG tCTGATCACGCATGGATTCGGTACGCCGGCGATTTGTGCGGCTCTTAGCACCTTTCAAACGATTCTCAGCGAAATGCTTAATTACCTGGAGAAACACTCAGCCAATAAAAGCACAGGAACGCCGGACACCAACCAGATCAACTCCAACTCGGACAAAACACTGCGCAAAACCACCGAGCCACAGACGAAAGACGGTAAAATCGAGAAAACGGAATGA
- the tfap2d gene encoding transcription factor AP-2-delta isoform X2, whose amino-acid sequence MQLGCLESVANSSVAYSSSSPLTYPATGTDFASPYFPTNHQYTPLHHQSFHYEFQHSHPAVNPDAYSLNSLHHSQQYYQQLHHGEPADFINLHNARALKSSCLDEQRRELGCLDAYRRHDLSIMSHGSQYGMHPEQRLLPGAGLGLPPPGADDLQGSVDAQCGLVLNGQGGVIRRGGTCVVNPTDLFCSVPGRLSLLSSTSKYKVTIAEVKRRLSPPECLNASLLGGILRRAKSKNGGRCLREKLDRLGLNLPAGRRKAANVTLLTSLVEGEALHLARDFGYTCETEFPTKAVGEHLARQHTEPKEQNARKKMVLATKQICKEFQDLLSQDRSPLGSSRPTPILDLDIQRHLTHFSLITHGFGTPAICAALSTFQTILSEMLNYLEKHSANKSTGTPDTNQINSNSDKTLRKTTEPQTKDGKIEKTE is encoded by the exons ATGCAACTCGGATGCTTGGAATCTGTGGCCAACTCGTCTGTCGCTTACTCTTCATCGTCTCCGCTTACATACCCAGCTACCGGAACCGATTTTGCCTCCCCGTATTTTCCCACGAACCACCAGTACACGCCCTTACACCACCAGTCCTTCCACTACGAGTTCCAGCACAGCCACCCGGCCGTGAACCCGGATGCGTACTCGTTAAACTCTCTCCATCACTCGCAGCAGTATTACCAGCAGCTCCATCACGGCGAGCCGGCGGACTTCATCAACCTTCACAACGCCCGCGCGCTCAAGTCCTCGTGCCTGGACGAGCAGCGGCGGGAACTGGGCTGTCTGGACGCGTACCGCAGGCATGACCTGTCAATCATGAGCCACGGCTCTCAGTACGGCATGCACCCCGAGCAAAGACTGCTGCCCGGGGCGGGTCTGGGGCTGCCGCCACCGGGGGCCGATGACCTACAG GGATCTGTAGACGCGCAGTGCGGACTCGTGTTAAATGGACAAGGTGGAGTGATTCGGAGAG GTGGCACGTGTGTAGTGAACCCTACAGACCTGTTCTGCTCTGTACCAGGAAGACTTTCTCTACTCAGCTCTACCTCAAAGTACAAAGTCACCATCGCTGAAGTCAAACGTCGTCTGTCTCCTCCAGAGTGTCTCAATGCCTCACTACTCGGTGGGATTTTAAGAAG GGCCAAGTCGAAGAACGGCGGTCGGTGCCTCAGGGAGAAACTGGACCGGTTGGGACTTAATCTCCCAGCAGGCCGCAGGAAAGCGGCGAACGTCACGCTGTTGACCTCTTTAGTGGAAG GGGAAGCGCTCCATCTGGCTCGGGACTTTGGTTATACCTGTGAGACAGAGTTTCCCACCAAAGCGGTCGGGGAGCATCTCGCCCGCCAGCATACGGAACCAAAGGAACAGAACGCGCGCAAGAAAATGGTGCTGGCCACCAA GCAGATCTGTAAGGAATTTCAGGATTTGTTAAGTCAGGATCGATCTCCGCTCGGTTCCTCTAGACCAACACCTATTCTGGACTTGGACATTCAGAGACATCTAACACACTTCAG tCTGATCACGCATGGATTCGGTACGCCGGCGATTTGTGCGGCTCTTAGCACCTTTCAAACGATTCTCAGCGAAATGCTTAATTACCTGGAGAAACACTCAGCCAATAAAAGCACAGGAACGCCGGACACCAACCAGATCAACTCCAACTCGGACAAAACACTGCGCAAAACCACCGAGCCACAGACGAAAGACGGTAAAATCGAGAAAACGGAATGA